From Plectropomus leopardus isolate mb chromosome 17, YSFRI_Pleo_2.0, whole genome shotgun sequence, a single genomic window includes:
- the txn2 gene encoding thioredoxin, mitochondrial: MAHRLLVRRIWTSSVKDIRCLPASTAASLSSFSASLQSAKTRVSLLSPSRTLPRSLPHVSRRGVSFNVQDHDDFTDRVINSQLPVLVDFHANWCGPCKVLGPRLEKAVAKQKGRVAMAKVDIDDHTDLAIEYGVSAVPTVIAIRGGDVVDHFVGIKDDDELDSFVSKIIGQ; the protein is encoded by the exons ATGGCTCACAGGCTGCTAGTACGTAGAATCTGGACGTCCTCTGTCAAAGATATCCGCTGCCTCCCAGCATCCACTGCCGCCTCCTTGTCTTCTTTTTCCGCCTCCCTGCAGTCCGCCAAAACCAGggtctccctcctctctccctcgcGCACCCTGCCTCGCTCCCTCCCTCACGTCTCCCGCCGCGGCGTCTCCTTCAACGTTCAGGACCACGATGACTTCACAGACAGGGTCATCAACAGCCAGCTGCCCGTGCTGGTTGACTTCCACGCAAA ttggTGTGGTCCCTGTAAGGTCCTCGGGCCGAGGTTGGAGAAGGCCGTTGCGAAACAGAAAGGCCGTGTTGCCATGGCGAAAGTTGACATAGACGATCACACAGACCTGGCCATCGAATACGGG GTGTCTGCCGTTCCCACAGTAATCGCCATCCGGGGAGGTGACGTCGTCGACCATTTCGTGGGGATCAAAGATGATGATGAGCTGGACTCATTTGTCAGCAAGATCATTGGACAGTGA